The Juglans regia cultivar Chandler chromosome 2, Walnut 2.0, whole genome shotgun sequence genome includes a window with the following:
- the LOC109000513 gene encoding protein MHF1 homolog isoform X2 has protein sequence MEADGAGSDVEREDESVIELLRDRFRLLTISIAEAQAKRNDLEISLPIAACIADLAFKYTEQLAKDLELFAQHASRKSINMEDVILSAHRNEHLATSLRSFGTDLKSKEAQSERKRKKPSRKEDKATTSVVHIPDN, from the exons ATGGAAGCAGATGGAGCTGGGAGTGACGTGGAAAGAGAAGACGAATCAGTGATTGAGCTCTTGAGAGATCGATTTCGCCTCTTAACCATCTCTATCGCTGAGGCCCAAG CAAAGAGAAATGACCTGGAAATATCTCTACCTATTGCGGCTTGCATTGCCGATTTGGCCTTCAAATACACAG AGCAGCTGGCAAAGGACCTTGAGCTATTTGCACAACACGCGAGTCGTAAATCTATAAACATGGAAGATGTCATACTTTCTG CGCATAGAAATGAACATCTAGCCACCTCTTTGAGGTCTTTCGGCACTGATCTGAAATCTAAAGAAGCCCAATCTGAGAGGAAGCGAAAGAAGCCGTCAAGAAAAGAGGACAAAGCAACTACCAGTGTAGTTCATATTCCTGATAATTGA
- the LOC109000513 gene encoding protein MHF1 homolog isoform X1, with protein sequence MGSIWDALLKAILYSVNPCDRREQLRFKPSHSVCISRSRRAKLEHYFVMEADGAGSDVEREDESVIELLRDRFRLLTISIAEAQAKRNDLEISLPIAACIADLAFKYTEQLAKDLELFAQHASRKSINMEDVILSAHRNEHLATSLRSFGTDLKSKEAQSERKRKKPSRKEDKATTSVVHIPDN encoded by the exons TGAATCCTTGTGATAGAAGAGAGCAGTTACGTTTCAAGCCCAGCCATTCTGTGTGCATTTCCAGGTCGAGGAGGGCAAAACTTGAACATTATTTTGTAATGGAAGCAGATGGAGCTGGGAGTGACGTGGAAAGAGAAGACGAATCAGTGATTGAGCTCTTGAGAGATCGATTTCGCCTCTTAACCATCTCTATCGCTGAGGCCCAAG CAAAGAGAAATGACCTGGAAATATCTCTACCTATTGCGGCTTGCATTGCCGATTTGGCCTTCAAATACACAG AGCAGCTGGCAAAGGACCTTGAGCTATTTGCACAACACGCGAGTCGTAAATCTATAAACATGGAAGATGTCATACTTTCTG CGCATAGAAATGAACATCTAGCCACCTCTTTGAGGTCTTTCGGCACTGATCTGAAATCTAAAGAAGCCCAATCTGAGAGGAAGCGAAAGAAGCCGTCAAGAAAAGAGGACAAAGCAACTACCAGTGTAGTTCATATTCCTGATAATTGA